The window TCGCCCGGATCAGCGTTCCCGTCGAGATCCGGGGCGTAGTCGATGGTGGCGGGACGGTCGGTGGACGCCTCCCGGACCGCGCCGCGGGCGGGTCGGGGGTCATCAGAGGTAGCTCGCACGGGGCGCGAGCGTAGTCGCGCGCGAGCCGGATCCCCGGTAGGACTTGTGGTGTGGAGTTCCTGACGAGCCGCGTGATCATCCATCCGCGTGACCCCGAGCGGTCCATGGCGTTCTACCGCGACGTCCTCGGCCTCGCGATCTTCCGCGAGTTTCCCGGCGGGACGGTGTTCTTCCTCGGCGGCGGACAACTGGAGCTCTCGTCGAAGGGGTCCGAGCCCGCGTCGCCCGACCTCGCGCTGTGGCTGCAGGTGCGCGACCTCGCGGGCGCCGTCGCCGAACTCCGCGAGCGCGGCGCCGAGTTCACCCGCGAGCCGCGGCTGGAGCCGTGGGGCCTGCACGAGGCCTGGCTCGCCGATCCGGACGGCGTCCGGATCGTCCTGGTGCAGGTTCCGCCCGACCACCCCATGCGGCGGGACTCGCGCACACCCTGACCGTCCTCAACCCGTAAGGACTTTCACGGGCCGCCGTGCTCGATGATTCGTGCCCGACGACGTGGAGGTTTCCCAATGCGCCGCCCTGCCTTGGTGCTCGCCGCCCTTCTCTTGCTGGCGGGGTGCGGCGGCACACCTGCTCCGGCCGGTCAGCCCGAGCCCGGCACGACCGCTCCGAGGACCACGTCCGCGACCGCGACCGGGGGTTCGTCGAGCCCGGCGCCCGCGGCGGCGGTCCCGGAGAAGCTCCAGTTCACCGCCATGACCGTCGACGGCAAGGACTTCCGCGGCGAGTCGCTCGCGGGCAAGCCCGCGGTGCTGTGGTTCTGGGCGCCGTGGTGCCCCAAGTGCCGGCGTGAGGCGTCAGGTCTCGCCGAGGTCGCCAAGCGGCACGAAGGCAAGGTCACCTTCGTCGGCGTCGCTGCCCAGGACCGGGTCGAGGCCATGCGCGACTTCGTCCAGAAGCGCGGCGTCGGCGGGTTCACCCACCTCGCCGACACCGAAGCCGCCCTGTGGAAGCGCTTCGGCGTGACCTACCAGCCCGCGTACGCCTTCCTCTCCGCTGACGGCACGATCGAGACCGAGACCAAGCAGCTCGGCAAGGACGCCCTCGCCGCCAGGGTCGCGGGCCTCGCGGGCTGATGGGCGACCTGGGGCTCGCGCTCGTCGCGGGCATGTTGGCCACGGTCAACCCGTGCGGATTCGCGATGCTGCCCGGCTACCTGGCGCTCGTCGGCGGCGCCAAGGTCGGCCGGGCGCTGGCCGCCGCCGCGCTGATGACCGCCGGGTTCATCGCGGTCTTCGGGATCTTCGGCCTGCTCACCGCCCCGTTCGCGTCGACGCTGCAGCAGTACCTGCCGGTCGTCACCGTCGTGATCGGCGCCTGCCTGGTCATCGCGGGTGGGGTGCTGCTGTCCGGCCGCGAGTTGCCACTGCCGATCCCCAAGCCCAGCCGCGGCGCGCCGAGCGCGCGGATCGTGTCCATGATCGGCTACGGCGTGGCATACGCGGTCGCGTCGCTGTCGTGCGCGGTCGGGCCGTTCCTCGCCGTCGCGGGCATCGCTCTTCGCGGGGGCAGCGTCGTCCCGTTCGTCACCTATGGCCTCGGGATGGGCCTGGTCGTCGCGGTGCTCGCGGTGGCGGCGTCGATGACGTCGCCGGTGCGCCGGATGCTCCCGTACGTCAACCGGGTCGGCGGCGTGCTGCTCGTCGTCACCGGCCTCTACGTCGGCTACTACGGGATCTACGAGCTGCGGCTGTTCCACGGCGACGGAGACCCGGCCCATCCGGTGGTCGAGGCGGCCTCGGAAGTGCAGGGTTGGCTGGTCGGAGTGCTCGACGACCTTGGTCCGGTGCCCTTGGTGGCGGCGTTGGCGGCACTCACGCTGGGTGCCGTACTCGTCGCACAGCGGCGCCGGAAAGCGCCGGATCAGTCGTGACCTTGGGGCATGGGACGATGTACGCATCCATTGACCATGCGAGGACCTGAGTGGCTACGTTCGCTGACAAGACCTTCACGACACCGGAACTGATCCGGAACTTCTGCATCATCGCGCACATCGACCACGGCAAGTCCACGCTGGCCGACCGCATGCTGCAGATCACCGGCGTCGTCGAGGCCCGGGACATGCGCGCGCAGTACCTCGACCGGATGGACATCGAGCGCGAACGCGGCATCACGATCAAGGCGCAGAACGTGCGCCTGCCGTGGGTCGTCGACGGCACCGAGCATGTCCTGCACATGATCGACACGCCCGGCCACGTCGACTTCACCTACGAGGTCTCCCGCGCGCTCGACGCCTGCGAGGGCGCCGTCCTGCTGGTCGACGCCGCCCAGGGGATCGAGGCTCAGACGCTGGCCAACCTCTACATGGCGCTCGACCGCGACCTGACGATCATCCCGGTGCTCAACAAGATCGACCTGCCCGCCGCAGACCCGGACAAGTACGCCGCCGAGATCGCGCACATCATCGGGTGCGAGCCCGACGACGTGCTGCGGGTCTCGGCGAAGACCGGCTTCGGGGTGAAGGAGCTGCTCGACGAGGTCGTCAAGATGGTCCCCGCGCCGGTCGGCAACGCGGACGCCCCGGCCCGGGCGATGATCTTCGACTCGGTCTACGACACCTACCGCGGCGTGGTCACCTACATCCGCGTGGTCGACGGCAAGATCACCCCGCGCGAGCGGATCAAGATGATGTCCACCGGCGCGACGCACGAGCTGCTGGAAGTCGGGATCATCTCCCCGGAGCCCAAGCCCAGCGTGGGCCTCGGCGTCGGCGAGGTCGGCTACCTGATCACCGGTGTGAAGGACGTCCGCCAGTCGCGAGTCGGCGACACCGTGACCTCGGAGCGCAAGGGCGCCACCGAGGCGCTTGCCGGCTACCGCGAACCGCGGCCGATGGTCTACTCGGGGCTCTACCCGGTCGACGGCTCGGACTACCCGGACCTGCGTGAGGCCCTCGACAAGCTGCAGCTCAACGACGCCGCGCTCACCTACGAGCCGGAGACCTCCGCCGCGCTCGGCTTCGGCTTCCGCTGCGGCTTCCTCGGCCTGCTGCACCTGGAGATCACCCGCGACCGGCTCGAGCGCGAGTTCGGCCTCGACCTGATCTCGACCGCGCCCAACGTGGTCTACCGGGTGGTGCAGGACGACGGCACCGAGCTGACCGTGACGAACCCGTCGGACTGGCCCTCGGGCAAGATCTCCGAGGTCTTCGAGCCGATCACCAAGTGCACGATCATCGCGCCCAGCGACTACATCGGCGCGATCATGGAGCTGTGCCAGGGCAAGCGCGGCCAGCTCGGCGGCATGGACTACCTGTCCGAGGACCGCGTCGAGCTGCGCTACACGATGCCCCTCGGCGAGATCATCTTCGACTTCTTCGACAACCTGAAGTCCCGCACCCGCGGGTACGCCTCGCTCGACTACGAGGAGTCCGGCGAGCAGGCCTCCGAGCTGGTCAAGGTCGACATCCTGCTGCAGGGCGAGGGCGTCGACGCGTTCAGCGCGATCGTGCACAAGGACTCGGCGTACGGCTACGGCACCCGGATGGTCACCAAGCTGCGCGAGCTCATCCCGCGCCAGCAGTTCGAGGTGCCCATCCAGGCCGCCATCGGCTCCCGGGTGATCGCCCGCGAGACCATCCGCGCCATCCGCAAGGACGTCCTCGCCAAGTGCTACGGCGGTGACATCAGCCGTAAGCGCAAGCTGCTCGAGAAGCAGAAGGAAGGCAAGAAGCGGATGAAGATGGTGGGCCGGGTCGAGGTCCCCCAGGAAGCCTTCGTCGCCGCCTTGTCGACCGACGACTCGGCGACCAAGAAGAAGTAGCGCTCAGACCTCGTAGTCGAACGTGTAGGTGTGGCTGCCGTCCTCGTGGCGGGTGATCACGAACTCCCCGGTCAGCCCGGCGAGTTCGTTGGTCCCCGTCCCGGGGACGACGGTCACCTTCGCCGACTGCTCGTCGGGGGACGCGGTGGCGGTGTGCTGCAGCACGAAGCTGCCCGCCCGGCCGTTCAGGTCGCCGTGGACCCGCTCGATCGCCACGTACGCCCCGGTGCCCGTCTCCGGGTTCTGCGCGCCGATCATGTGCACCTCGCTGGTGCCCACGAGCGCGCCCGAGAACGTCTTGGTCAGCGTGACGTGGCCCAGGTGGGTTCCGCCATCGTCGTCATACGGGTCCTCCGCCTTCCACTCGTCGATCACGAACTCGCCGCTGACATGCTCGGACATGCTGCTCCTCTGAACTGTCGTGCACCACCGGCATCATGGCACCCATGACCGACACGCGTGATCCGCTGGCAGCGCTGCGCGCTCTGTGTCTCGCGATGCCCGAGGCCACCGAGCGGGTCAGCCACGGCGAGCCGACGTGGTTCGTCCGGGACAAGAAGACGTTCGTGACCTACGCCGCCCACCACCACGACGACCGTGTCGCCTTCTGGTGCGCGGCGCCGCCGGGGGTGCAGGAGGAGCTGGTCGCCGAGGACCCGGAGCGGTACTTCCGGCCGCCCTACGTGGGTCACCGGGGCTGGCTCGGCGTGTATGTCGACGTCGAGGTGGGC is drawn from Actinokineospora alba and contains these coding sequences:
- a CDS encoding VOC family protein, whose amino-acid sequence is MEFLTSRVIIHPRDPERSMAFYRDVLGLAIFREFPGGTVFFLGGGQLELSSKGSEPASPDLALWLQVRDLAGAVAELRERGAEFTREPRLEPWGLHEAWLADPDGVRIVLVQVPPDHPMRRDSRTP
- a CDS encoding redoxin domain-containing protein, with protein sequence MRRPALVLAALLLLAGCGGTPAPAGQPEPGTTAPRTTSATATGGSSSPAPAAAVPEKLQFTAMTVDGKDFRGESLAGKPAVLWFWAPWCPKCRREASGLAEVAKRHEGKVTFVGVAAQDRVEAMRDFVQKRGVGGFTHLADTEAALWKRFGVTYQPAYAFLSADGTIETETKQLGKDALAARVAGLAG
- a CDS encoding cytochrome c biogenesis CcdA family protein produces the protein MGDLGLALVAGMLATVNPCGFAMLPGYLALVGGAKVGRALAAAALMTAGFIAVFGIFGLLTAPFASTLQQYLPVVTVVIGACLVIAGGVLLSGRELPLPIPKPSRGAPSARIVSMIGYGVAYAVASLSCAVGPFLAVAGIALRGGSVVPFVTYGLGMGLVVAVLAVAASMTSPVRRMLPYVNRVGGVLLVVTGLYVGYYGIYELRLFHGDGDPAHPVVEAASEVQGWLVGVLDDLGPVPLVAALAALTLGAVLVAQRRRKAPDQS
- the lepA gene encoding translation elongation factor 4, with translation MATFADKTFTTPELIRNFCIIAHIDHGKSTLADRMLQITGVVEARDMRAQYLDRMDIERERGITIKAQNVRLPWVVDGTEHVLHMIDTPGHVDFTYEVSRALDACEGAVLLVDAAQGIEAQTLANLYMALDRDLTIIPVLNKIDLPAADPDKYAAEIAHIIGCEPDDVLRVSAKTGFGVKELLDEVVKMVPAPVGNADAPARAMIFDSVYDTYRGVVTYIRVVDGKITPRERIKMMSTGATHELLEVGIISPEPKPSVGLGVGEVGYLITGVKDVRQSRVGDTVTSERKGATEALAGYREPRPMVYSGLYPVDGSDYPDLREALDKLQLNDAALTYEPETSAALGFGFRCGFLGLLHLEITRDRLEREFGLDLISTAPNVVYRVVQDDGTELTVTNPSDWPSGKISEVFEPITKCTIIAPSDYIGAIMELCQGKRGQLGGMDYLSEDRVELRYTMPLGEIIFDFFDNLKSRTRGYASLDYEESGEQASELVKVDILLQGEGVDAFSAIVHKDSAYGYGTRMVTKLRELIPRQQFEVPIQAAIGSRVIARETIRAIRKDVLAKCYGGDISRKRKLLEKQKEGKKRMKMVGRVEVPQEAFVAALSTDDSATKKK
- a CDS encoding DUF3224 domain-containing protein, yielding MSEHVSGEFVIDEWKAEDPYDDDGGTHLGHVTLTKTFSGALVGTSEVHMIGAQNPETGTGAYVAIERVHGDLNGRAGSFVLQHTATASPDEQSAKVTVVPGTGTNELAGLTGEFVITRHEDGSHTYTFDYEV
- a CDS encoding MmcQ/YjbR family DNA-binding protein, which translates into the protein MTDTRDPLAALRALCLAMPEATERVSHGEPTWFVRDKKTFVTYAAHHHDDRVAFWCAAPPGVQEELVAEDPERYFRPPYVGHRGWLGVYVDVEVGWDEVAEIVEEAYRMIAPKRLVAELDARG